From Candoia aspera isolate rCanAsp1 chromosome 4, rCanAsp1.hap2, whole genome shotgun sequence, a single genomic window includes:
- the NME8 gene encoding thioredoxin domain-containing protein 3 — protein sequence MASKKKEIQLQTIILNQTQWDEMLLNKGLTVVDVYQAWCGPCKAVVNLFRKLKNEYGEDNLLHFAVADADSVVTLLPFKEKCEPAFVFCLDGKMIDIVRGVNGPLLNRKVIELIELERKIVAGEVQRPEMPELMFIEEKESEEEAEEEAAEEEEKYMVVVIKPDAVAEGKVEELKEMIIEAGSVILAEELKMLTDEQVRDFYQNKSEEPDFEDFVSYMLSAPSYVLIVSERKHGQDTMPFLHELEAVEEDKEEEEEEEEEEMIEQEELLSEACRKHSVRPAAGLKELLENQNMLHLCDIQDTVEERSRQLAFFFPDFSKAKKEPVIERTLALIRPSLLKERRESILKRIEEYGFEIAMEKEITLSEEQAREFYKEHEKQDYFPFLLDQMTSGPTLALALIQDHAVQKWRDLLGPKVIQEAKDQCPKCLRAEFAMPDIPINQLHGSSNPDAAAKELQFFFPVENTMALIKPSAFEEHKDEIINEAKNAGFLISELREAHISPEVAAQFYQDHEDKPYYNQLVDYMSKGPSMVMILTKENAVQEWRQLMGPTDPEKAKETHPNSLRAKFATDVMHNAVHGSSNQEHAERTIKFIYGDIDLESLKHKYVYV from the exons ATGGCAAGTAAGAAGAAAGAAATTCAGTTACAG ACAATAATACTCAATCAAACACAATGGGATGAGATGCTGCTGAATAAAGGTCTAACAG TGGTAGATGTTTATCAGGCATGGTGTGGACCTTGCAAAGCTGTAGTAAACTTGTTCAGGAAGCTAAAAAATGAATATGGTGAAGATAATCTTCTACATTTTGCTGTG GCAGATGCTGATAGTGTGGTGACCCTGCTTCCATTTAAAGAGAAATGTGAACCTGCTTTTGTCTTCTGTCTG GATGGCAAGATGATAGATattgtaagaggagtaaatggacCTCTTCTAAATAGAAAAGTCATAGAACTAATTGAACTAGAAAGAAAAATTGTGGCAGGAGAAGTGCAAAGGCCAGAG ATGCCAGAGCTCATGtttatagaagagaaagaatcagaagaagaagctgaagaagaagCAGCTGAAG AGGAGGAAAAATATATGGTTGTCGTTATAAAACCTGATGCTGTTGCTGAAGGAAAAGTTGAAGAACTTAAGGAAATG ATTATTGAAGCAGGCTCTGTCATTCTTGCAGAAGAATTGAAGATGTTAACTGATGAACAAGTTAGGGATTTTTATCAAAACAAATCAGAAGAG ccTGATTTTGAAGACTTTGTTTCATATATGCTATCTGCACCCAGCTATGTTCTGATCGTATCTGAAAGAAAGCATGGCCAGGATACTATGCCTTTTTTACATGAACTGGAAGCAGTGGAagaggacaaggaggaggaggaagaagaggaggaagaagaaatgatAGAGCAAGAAGAACTTTTATCTGAAGCATGCAGAAAACACTCTGTGAGACCTGCAGCTGG CTTGAAAGAGCTGTTGGAAAACCAAAACATGTTACATCTCTGTGATATTCAGGATACTGTTGAAGAAAGAAGCAGGCAACTTGCCTTCTTTTTCCCTGATTTttccaaagcaaagaaagaacCAGTTATTGAACGAACACTGGCATTGATCAGACCTtcccttttaaaagaaagaagag AATCTATTCTGAAAAGAATTGAGGAATATGGCTTTGAAATAGCAATGGAAAAGGAAATAACCCTATCAGAAGAACAAGCACGTGAATTCTACAAGGAACATGAAAAACAAgattattttccatttcttttggaTCAAATGACCAG TGGGCCGACTCTTGCTCTTGCTTTGATACAAGACCACGCAGTCCAAAAATGGAGGGATTTACTGGGCCCAAAGGTAATCCAAGAAGCAAAGGACCAATGCCCCAAATG TTTACGTGCTGAGTTTGCAATGCCTGATATACCAATCAATCAGCTGCATGGCAGCTCAAACCCAGATGCTGCTGCAAAGGAATTACAATTCTTCTTTCCTGTAGAAAACACTATGGCTCTCATTAAACCCTCTGCTTTTGAGGAACACAAAG ATGAAAttataaatgaagcaaaaaatgcTGGATTTCTAATCTCAGAATTGAGAGAAGCACACATAAGTCCTGAGGTAGCAGCACAATTTTATCAAGATCATGAAGATAAACCATATTACAATCAACTAGTGGATTATATGTCTAA AGGCCCATCAATGGTCATGATTCTAACTAAAGAAAATGCCGTACAGGAATGGCGACAATTAATGGGACCAACAGATccagaaaaagcaaaagaaactcaTCCCAATTCACTACGTGCTAAATTCGCAACAGATGTTATGCACAATGCTGTTCATGGGTCCTCAAATCAGGAACATGCTGAAAGAACCATTAAGTTTATCTATGGAGATATTGATTTAGAGAGCCTAAAACACAAATATGTTTATGTGTAA